Proteins co-encoded in one Rudaeicoccus suwonensis genomic window:
- a CDS encoding GtrA family protein, with protein sequence MTSPPTSRRQLGGQLVKFAAVGVASTVLNVVLFFGFNLAMGEQIANILALIICTAVNTAANRRFTFGVKTREGATKVQLQSLVLLVITWACTAGALWLLTRHDPHSSHAMQSVVQLGGNVIATVIRFVLLRKWFAPAMSIDEAAADALPTELSRVHTGGVTDPAVDSVDEAVRQTSARHQAE encoded by the coding sequence ATGACGTCGCCACCCACCTCGCGCCGCCAACTGGGCGGTCAGCTGGTGAAGTTCGCGGCTGTCGGCGTCGCCAGCACCGTGCTGAATGTCGTGCTCTTCTTCGGCTTCAACCTTGCCATGGGTGAGCAGATCGCCAACATCCTGGCGCTGATCATCTGCACCGCGGTCAACACCGCGGCCAACCGGCGATTCACCTTCGGAGTGAAGACGCGTGAAGGCGCCACCAAGGTGCAGTTGCAGAGTCTCGTGTTGCTGGTCATCACCTGGGCGTGCACCGCCGGGGCCCTCTGGCTGCTGACCCGCCACGACCCGCACTCCTCGCACGCGATGCAGTCGGTGGTGCAGCTCGGCGGCAATGTGATCGCCACGGTGATCCGGTTCGTGCTGCTGCGCAAGTGGTTCGCCCCCGCGATGTCGATCGACGAAGCTGCCGCAGACGCGCTGCCGACAGAGCTGAGCCGAGTGCACACCGGCGGCGTCACCGACCCCGCTGTCGACTCCGTAGACGAGGCCGTCCGCCAGACCAGCGCGCGGCATCAGGCGGAGTAG
- a CDS encoding sensor histidine kinase — MSALLHPSRWTLRTKLVAWVLLLFLAVSLAVGGLTVVELNRVLLRQTDGQLLASATGMQAQRGGPGNAAARGFGGGGLGAGGDYLRVDLTGPSTVLYDQFEGSPSPMAYAIEGGRGHVLSASIVEQINTAGIGRTPRSVDLGGSLGEYRLIALQPAYATSPTGQPQQENLATGAFSALPSTTPVVTVIGVPLGTNNKTIQQTAIAIALLSGAGVVLVGTLAAYIIRRNLEPLRRVAATATRVSKLPLSAGEVEMTERVQPRDTDEGTEVGQVGAALNGMLDHIDKALTARQASEMQVRQFVADASHELRTPLASIRGYAELSRREREPIPEGVVHSLGRIESEAIRITALVEDLLLLARLDSGRPLERKPVEVTSLVIETVSDAHAAGRDHSWDLDLPDEALEVEGDEARIRQVLINLLANARRHTPEGTVVTTSVRREGAGVLFLVRDNGPGIPPELVPHIFERFTRGDSARTRTEGSTGLGLSIVHAVVTAHHGTVRVTSQPGDTVFAIWLPDRQLAESAEIPENAADVSGAHSTGPDQSAGKVSV; from the coding sequence ATGTCTGCGTTGCTCCACCCCTCGCGGTGGACACTGCGCACCAAGCTCGTCGCCTGGGTGCTGCTGCTCTTCCTTGCGGTCAGCCTCGCGGTCGGCGGTCTGACCGTCGTCGAACTCAACCGCGTGCTGTTGCGTCAGACCGACGGCCAGCTACTGGCATCCGCCACCGGTATGCAGGCGCAGCGAGGCGGCCCGGGCAATGCTGCCGCGCGCGGCTTCGGTGGTGGCGGCCTCGGCGCCGGTGGCGACTACCTCCGAGTCGATCTCACCGGTCCTTCGACCGTGCTCTATGACCAGTTCGAAGGTTCGCCGTCACCAATGGCGTATGCCATCGAAGGCGGACGTGGGCACGTCCTGAGCGCGTCGATCGTCGAGCAGATCAACACGGCAGGAATCGGGCGCACCCCCCGCAGCGTCGACCTCGGCGGCTCTCTCGGCGAGTATCGCCTCATCGCCCTCCAGCCGGCATACGCGACATCCCCCACCGGACAGCCCCAGCAAGAGAACCTCGCGACCGGCGCGTTCTCGGCGCTGCCGTCGACCACCCCGGTCGTGACCGTGATCGGTGTGCCGCTGGGCACCAACAACAAAACCATCCAGCAGACCGCCATCGCCATCGCGTTGCTCAGCGGCGCCGGAGTGGTGCTGGTCGGCACTCTCGCGGCATACATCATCCGGCGCAATCTCGAGCCGCTGCGACGGGTGGCCGCGACCGCGACGCGCGTGTCCAAGCTGCCGTTGTCCGCCGGCGAGGTCGAGATGACCGAGCGGGTCCAGCCCCGCGACACTGACGAGGGCACCGAGGTCGGCCAGGTCGGCGCGGCACTGAACGGCATGCTCGATCACATCGACAAGGCGCTCACCGCGCGGCAGGCGAGCGAGATGCAGGTGCGGCAGTTCGTCGCCGATGCCTCCCACGAGTTGCGCACTCCCCTGGCCTCGATCCGCGGGTATGCCGAGCTTTCCCGCCGCGAGCGTGAGCCGATCCCCGAGGGCGTCGTGCATTCGCTCGGCCGCATCGAATCCGAGGCGATTCGGATCACCGCGCTCGTCGAGGACCTGCTGTTGCTTGCGCGACTCGACTCCGGCCGGCCCCTGGAGCGCAAGCCTGTCGAGGTGACCTCGCTGGTCATCGAGACCGTCAGCGATGCGCACGCTGCCGGCCGTGATCACAGCTGGGATCTGGATCTGCCGGACGAGGCACTCGAGGTGGAGGGTGACGAGGCGCGCATCCGCCAGGTGCTCATCAACCTGCTGGCCAACGCGCGGCGTCACACGCCGGAAGGCACGGTCGTCACGACGTCGGTGCGCCGCGAAGGTGCCGGCGTGCTGTTTCTGGTGCGCGACAACGGCCCCGGCATACCGCCGGAGCTGGTGCCGCACATCTTCGAGCGGTTCACCCGCGGCGACAGCGCCCGCACCCGCACCGAGGGGTCGACCGGACTGGGGTTGTCGATCGTGCACGCCGTCGTCACCGCACATCACGGAACCGTCAGGGTCACCTCCCAGCCCGGTGACACCGTCTTCGCCATCTGGCTGCCGGATCGGCAACTCGCCGAGAGCGCCGAGATTCCTGAGAACGCTGCGGACGTTTCAGGTGCACACTCCACGGGGCCCGATCAATCTGCAGGAAAGGTTTCCGTATGA
- a CDS encoding SRPBCC family protein: MVNVTRSFPVRVDHERALNYLRDFGNATQWDPGTVSCDRIGDATAPVEIGSRWHNTSKLLFVTTELTYELREESPTRLLFVGTNKTATSYDDITVEPSGSGTSRVTYHAKVEFNGAAKLSDPLMALIFRKLAKETVAKLTATLEGLT, from the coding sequence ATGGTCAACGTGACGCGCAGCTTCCCTGTCCGAGTCGATCACGAGCGGGCGCTGAACTACCTGCGCGACTTCGGGAATGCCACCCAGTGGGATCCCGGCACCGTCAGCTGCGATCGCATCGGCGATGCGACTGCTCCGGTCGAGATCGGCTCGCGGTGGCACAACACTTCGAAGCTGCTGTTCGTCACGACGGAACTGACGTACGAACTGCGCGAGGAGTCACCGACACGCCTGCTGTTCGTCGGCACCAACAAGACCGCCACGTCGTATGACGACATCACCGTCGAGCCGTCCGGCTCCGGCACATCGCGCGTCACCTATCACGCGAAGGTCGAATTCAACGGTGCCGCCAAACTGAGCGACCCGCTCATGGCGCTCATCTTTCGCAAACTCGCAAAGGAAACCGTCGCCAAGCTCACCGCGACGCTGGAGGGCCTGACCTGA
- a CDS encoding YtxH domain-containing protein translates to MSKLGLIVGVAAGYVIGARAGRDRYEQIKQLAGQAWNNPAVVAQRARTTEQIKQKGPEVAAAAGQAAVRGAGQAAKSAVVAGFQAAVGTKPGPVVQGTIADGASYDTTSASARRQHDDVLDQPASPRH, encoded by the coding sequence ATGAGCAAGTTGGGCCTCATCGTCGGCGTCGCCGCCGGCTACGTGATCGGCGCCCGCGCCGGCCGCGATCGCTACGAGCAGATCAAGCAGTTGGCGGGGCAGGCGTGGAACAACCCGGCAGTGGTCGCGCAGCGCGCCAGGACCACCGAACAGATCAAACAGAAGGGCCCCGAAGTCGCTGCAGCGGCCGGCCAGGCCGCCGTCCGCGGGGCGGGTCAAGCAGCGAAAAGCGCTGTGGTTGCTGGTTTTCAGGCTGCTGTAGGCACCAAGCCCGGCCCCGTCGTGCAGGGCACCATCGCCGACGGCGCGTCCTACGACACGACGTCGGCCAGCGCGCGGCGCCAGCACGACGACGTCCTCGATCAGCCGGCCTCGCCGCGACACTGA
- a CDS encoding LCP family protein codes for MSQAQQVRRALALTAVSVIWPGLGLLWTKRRNLGFIFVGVAALAAIILGIIVLSGGVVEGAARLLTHKGLVLLLVLSVGGGLWWLAGIVLTASTTGNFRWPEQTRWLHRVFAAAMCLIVAAPAAEATRYVWVTKDTFNTIFTQRYDGRGAAAATPGGGSNPWAKVPRVNIMLVGSDAGADRTGIRTDSLIVASINTKTGDTTLISIPRNLGHVPFPASNPLSKVYPNGFTCADGQCIMDAVWQQAATTHRNLFPTDEQNPGLDTTRDVVSAITGLKIDYSTVIDLDGFQQLVDAMGGVYVNVQPDPNSSYNGIPIGGRIVNGQIVPGSVTGLIKPGYQKLNGYQALWYSRSRVGAANGDDRRMLRQRCMINSLIAQANPVQMVTKFTDLMSVAKKNITLDIPQDDLPAFASLAETMKNGNLRSVDISNPVSNNNPDYAAIRATVAKALAQPHDAKGPTPGKTGSSAAAAAPSSAPSGSGSSAPSENSITNTSDSC; via the coding sequence ATGAGTCAGGCGCAACAGGTGCGCAGGGCGTTGGCCCTGACCGCTGTGAGTGTCATCTGGCCCGGCCTCGGCCTGCTGTGGACAAAACGCCGCAACCTCGGGTTCATCTTTGTGGGCGTCGCCGCCCTCGCGGCAATCATCCTCGGCATCATCGTGCTCAGCGGTGGAGTCGTGGAGGGTGCCGCCCGACTGCTGACCCACAAGGGGCTGGTGTTGCTGCTCGTGCTGAGCGTCGGCGGTGGTCTGTGGTGGCTGGCCGGCATCGTCCTCACCGCATCGACGACGGGAAATTTCCGCTGGCCGGAACAGACGCGGTGGCTGCATCGTGTTTTTGCCGCCGCGATGTGCCTGATCGTCGCCGCGCCGGCGGCTGAGGCCACCCGCTACGTCTGGGTCACCAAGGACACCTTCAACACGATCTTCACCCAGCGGTATGACGGACGTGGTGCTGCGGCGGCCACACCCGGCGGCGGCTCGAACCCATGGGCCAAGGTCCCCAGGGTCAACATCATGCTGGTCGGATCGGATGCCGGAGCCGATCGCACCGGGATCCGCACCGACTCCCTCATCGTGGCCAGCATCAACACCAAGACCGGTGACACCACGCTCATCAGCATCCCGCGCAACCTCGGCCACGTGCCGTTCCCGGCGTCGAACCCACTGTCGAAGGTCTACCCGAACGGATTCACCTGCGCCGACGGCCAGTGCATCATGGACGCGGTCTGGCAGCAGGCGGCCACGACGCACCGCAACCTGTTCCCGACCGACGAGCAGAACCCCGGCCTCGACACCACCCGTGACGTGGTCTCGGCGATCACCGGACTCAAGATCGACTACAGCACCGTCATCGACCTCGACGGCTTCCAGCAGCTGGTCGACGCGATGGGCGGGGTCTACGTCAACGTCCAGCCGGACCCCAACTCCAGCTACAACGGCATCCCGATCGGCGGCAGGATCGTCAACGGGCAGATCGTGCCCGGCAGCGTCACCGGCCTGATCAAGCCCGGTTATCAGAAGCTCAACGGTTACCAGGCGCTGTGGTACTCCCGCAGCCGCGTCGGTGCGGCCAACGGCGACGACCGGCGCATGCTGCGGCAACGGTGCATGATCAACTCGCTGATCGCCCAGGCGAATCCGGTGCAGATGGTCACCAAGTTCACCGATCTGATGAGCGTGGCCAAGAAGAACATCACGCTCGACATACCCCAGGACGACCTGCCGGCATTCGCCAGCCTCGCCGAGACGATGAAGAACGGCAACCTGCGCAGCGTCGACATCTCCAACCCGGTGAGCAACAACAACCCGGACTATGCGGCGATCCGCGCAACGGTCGCCAAGGCGTTGGCGCAGCCGCACGACGCGAAGGGCCCGACCCCCGGTAAGACCGGTTCGTCAGCCGCCGCCGCGGCACCGTCGTCGGCTCCGTCGGGCTCCGGCTCGTCCGCCCCGTCGGAGAACTCGATCACCAACACCTCCGACTCCTGCTGA
- a CDS encoding cold-shock protein, producing the protein MAQGTVKWFNAEKGFGFIAQDGGGPDVFVHFSAIQTQGYRSLEEAQRVEFEITQGDKGPQATNVQPV; encoded by the coding sequence ATGGCACAGGGAACCGTCAAGTGGTTCAACGCTGAAAAGGGCTTCGGCTTCATTGCTCAGGACGGCGGCGGCCCGGACGTTTTTGTCCACTTCTCCGCGATCCAGACGCAGGGCTACCGCAGCCTTGAAGAAGCGCAGCGAGTCGAGTTCGAGATCACCCAGGGCGACAAGGGGCCGCAGGCCACCAACGTTCAGCCGGTCTGA